The Coffea arabica cultivar ET-39 chromosome 4e, Coffea Arabica ET-39 HiFi, whole genome shotgun sequence genome includes a window with the following:
- the LOC113738658 gene encoding RING-H2 finger protein ATL60-like gives MGDSAGVGDKLDDSGVIELTGKIMVVAVLVLFLVVVFVFFLHLYAKWFWRRRQEDSANNNSSTTTRRRRRFDFAPGYQELTVATALRRGLDPAVLKAIPVIVFNATNDFKDGLECAVCLSEVSESEKIRLLPKCNHGFHVECIDMWFASHSTCPLCRNPVSNQSSFSSNTSPESTTMESILQVPNQEATGGLDGYSAESLDFPTNVLFWGNETQVSTLGPPLEEGNQGLHSAQPPCTSSSSSMMSASTGSRPDGTLVIDIPRHANEDEEPKSPIPTRLRSLKRLLSRDRRVSPRNASDVDVEQQGGRLET, from the coding sequence ATGGGAGATTCAGCAGGTGTTGGTGACAAATTAGACGACTCAGGAGTAATTGAATTAACCGGGAAGATCATGGTGGTGGCTGTTTTAGTTCTCTTTCTGGTGGTGGTCTTTGTTTTCTTCCTTCATCTCTATGCCAAATGGTTCTGGCGTCGCCGCCAAGAAGACTCTGCCAACAACAACAGCTCCACCACCACCAGGCGGCGCCGCCGCTTTGACTTTGCTCCTGGCTACCAAGAATTGACTGTTGCGACAGCCCTCCGCCGAGGTCTTGACCCTGCTGTTCTTAAAGCCATACCTGTGATTGTGTTTAATGCTACCAATGACTTCAAAGATGGCTTGGAATGCGCAGTTTGTCTTTCTGAGGTCTCTGAATCTGAAAAGATTAGGCTTTTACCCAAATGCAATCATGGGTTTCACGTTGAATGCATTGATATGTGGTTTGCTTCGCATTCTACTTGCCCTCTTTGCCGAAATCCGGTTTCCAACCAATCCTCCTTCAGCTCCAACACTAGCCCTGAATCGACAACTATGGAGTCTATACTGCAGGTTCCAAATCAAGAGGCAACAGGTGGTCTTGATGGATATTCAGCAGAGTCACTGGATTTCCCAACCAATGTTTTGTTTTGGGGTAATGAAACTCAAGTTAGCACTTTAGGTCCACCACTGGAGGAAGGCAATCAAGGTCTTCATTCTGCTCAGCCACCTTGCACATCCTCATCCTCGTCTATGATGTCAGCATCAACCGGTAGTAGACCAGATGGAACTCTGGTGATTGACATCCCACGGCATGCTAATGAGGATGAAGAACCAAAATCGCCAATACCAACGCGCTTGAGGTCGTTAAAAAGGCTTTTGAGCAGGGATAGGAGGGTGAGTCCTCGTAATGCTAGTGATGTTGACGTGGAGCAACAAGGAGGTAGACTGGAAACCTAG
- the LOC113741832 gene encoding uncharacterized protein isoform X2, which yields MKITFHSSLLVNFPFGIPNFITLPVTRRICIGKFALAFRRIHVRRMKTSPVFPRNEAGNYFGYEFDPHADFAQFLEEARKRTCDEGSFKVAPPDTEETRKTESNGEKRNKKSWKSSLFSWLKSDKKSDNLVEPLHGSAAPKLRRGIVSGPIRGSAGGLVPARPRKPVSGPLMSLFNPADKVDGIPYMCLSHLTNPHEAQSYGPVYLVT from the exons ATGAAAATTACATTCCACTCTTCTCTTCTGGTCAATTTCCCTTTTGGAATTCCGAATTTTATCACCTTACCAGTTACCAGAAGAATATG CATAGGTAAGTTCGCCCTTGCATTCAGACGCATCCATGTGAGAAGAATGAAGACCTCTCCAGTTTTCCCAAGGAATGAAGCTGGAAACTACTTTGGCTATGAGTTTGACCCACACGCAGACTTTGCACAG TTCTTAGAAGAAGCAAGAAAGCGCACATGTGATGAGGGGAGCTTTAAGGTTGCTCCACCAGATACCGAAGAAACGCGAAAGACGGAGTCAAATGGGGagaaaaggaacaagaaatcGTGGAAAAGTTCCCTCTTTTCATGGTTGAAATCTGACAAGAAAAGCGATAATCTGGTGGAACCGTTACATGGTTCCGCCGCTCCCAAACTGAGGCGTGGAATTGTTTCTGGTCCAATACGTGGTAGTGCAGGTGGCCTCGTTCCTGCCAGGCCTAGGAAGCCAGTATCCGGACCCTTGATGAGTCTTTTCAATCCAGCCGATAAGGTGGATGGGATACCTTATATGTGTCTAAGCCATCTAACCAATCCTCATGAAGCTCAATCTTATGGACCTGTTTACTTGGTAACATAG
- the LOC113741832 gene encoding uncharacterized protein isoform X1 produces MRKAKGIRYENQEHENYIPLFSSGQFPFWNSEFYHLTSYQKNMVRYPNIIGKFALAFRRIHVRRMKTSPVFPRNEAGNYFGYEFDPHADFAQFLEEARKRTCDEGSFKVAPPDTEETRKTESNGEKRNKKSWKSSLFSWLKSDKKSDNLVEPLHGSAAPKLRRGIVSGPIRGSAGGLVPARPRKPVSGPLMSLFNPADKVDGIPYMCLSHLTNPHEAQSYGPVYLVT; encoded by the exons ATGAGGAAGGCAAAAGGTATACGATACGAGAATCAAGAACATGAAAATTACATTCCACTCTTCTCTTCTGGTCAATTTCCCTTTTGGAATTCCGAATTTTATCACCTTACCAGTTACCAGAAGAATATGGTCCGATATCCAAACAT CATAGGTAAGTTCGCCCTTGCATTCAGACGCATCCATGTGAGAAGAATGAAGACCTCTCCAGTTTTCCCAAGGAATGAAGCTGGAAACTACTTTGGCTATGAGTTTGACCCACACGCAGACTTTGCACAG TTCTTAGAAGAAGCAAGAAAGCGCACATGTGATGAGGGGAGCTTTAAGGTTGCTCCACCAGATACCGAAGAAACGCGAAAGACGGAGTCAAATGGGGagaaaaggaacaagaaatcGTGGAAAAGTTCCCTCTTTTCATGGTTGAAATCTGACAAGAAAAGCGATAATCTGGTGGAACCGTTACATGGTTCCGCCGCTCCCAAACTGAGGCGTGGAATTGTTTCTGGTCCAATACGTGGTAGTGCAGGTGGCCTCGTTCCTGCCAGGCCTAGGAAGCCAGTATCCGGACCCTTGATGAGTCTTTTCAATCCAGCCGATAAGGTGGATGGGATACCTTATATGTGTCTAAGCCATCTAACCAATCCTCATGAAGCTCAATCTTATGGACCTGTTTACTTGGTAACATAG
- the LOC113741832 gene encoding uncharacterized protein isoform X3 → MKTSPVFPRNEAGNYFGYEFDPHADFAQFLEEARKRTCDEGSFKVAPPDTEETRKTESNGEKRNKKSWKSSLFSWLKSDKKSDNLVEPLHGSAAPKLRRGIVSGPIRGSAGGLVPARPRKPVSGPLMSLFNPADKVDGIPYMCLSHLTNPHEAQSYGPVYLVT, encoded by the exons ATGAAGACCTCTCCAGTTTTCCCAAGGAATGAAGCTGGAAACTACTTTGGCTATGAGTTTGACCCACACGCAGACTTTGCACAG TTCTTAGAAGAAGCAAGAAAGCGCACATGTGATGAGGGGAGCTTTAAGGTTGCTCCACCAGATACCGAAGAAACGCGAAAGACGGAGTCAAATGGGGagaaaaggaacaagaaatcGTGGAAAAGTTCCCTCTTTTCATGGTTGAAATCTGACAAGAAAAGCGATAATCTGGTGGAACCGTTACATGGTTCCGCCGCTCCCAAACTGAGGCGTGGAATTGTTTCTGGTCCAATACGTGGTAGTGCAGGTGGCCTCGTTCCTGCCAGGCCTAGGAAGCCAGTATCCGGACCCTTGATGAGTCTTTTCAATCCAGCCGATAAGGTGGATGGGATACCTTATATGTGTCTAAGCCATCTAACCAATCCTCATGAAGCTCAATCTTATGGACCTGTTTACTTGGTAACATAG